Proteins encoded in a region of the Williamwhitmania sp. genome:
- a CDS encoding Clp protease N-terminal domain-containing protein: protein MDSNFSKRIKDILSYSKEEAIRLGNPSIGTEHLFLGILREGEGIAVDILKSLGADIQALKQLVEERIRTDMVMDLSELENLNLYKSAERALKLVFLE from the coding sequence AAAAGATATCCTTAGCTATAGCAAGGAGGAAGCTATCCGACTTGGAAATCCTTCCATAGGGACAGAGCATCTGTTCCTCGGAATCTTGCGTGAAGGCGAGGGTATCGCGGTTGACATACTTAAATCGTTAGGTGCAGATATACAAGCACTTAAACAACTAGTTGAAGAAAGAATACGAACCGATATGGTTATGGATCTTTCTGAGTTGGAAAATTTAAATCTTTATAAATCAGCGGAGAGGGCCCTTAAACTCGTATTTTTGGAAG